The genomic region TTACATTTATTTACAAAGCAACCCGACGACGACCCCCTCAAGGAATCGTCCGGATGGGGGGAATTGAAGTTGCTAAATAACAAAATCAATCAAAAAAGCACGATATTTTAGATTTTTCTCTCTCTCTTAAGTCAAGACCTCGATTCGCACTAGCTTGGGCTATAAGCTAGTGCTTTTTATTGGGCTTTGATTGGGCTTTGGATGGGGCGATCGCCGCCACGGCGGGGGTTCAGGACTGCTGCATCGCTTCTCGGTCGGGCGCCGCCGCACCTTTGCGCTTCAAATAAATCGTGCGGATATCGATAGGCAGCAAATTTTCCAAACGGTGATAGCCCTCGTCGAGCAAAGCGCGCACGTCAGCCGGGGAGAGGGTTTCGCCTTCCGCTTGCAGGTAAGCGCCGATCCGAGTTTCGCTCCAATGAAACGTTTGGGCCATCAATACGGTCAGGCGCAAAATTGGCGGCAGTTGGTCCAGGGTTTGTTCGAGATAGCACCACAACGGCGGGGGCGCCGCCTCCAGGGAATAGTGGATCGACTCCACCGGGGGAACCTGGATGCGTTGCAAACATAAGGCAGTCGTTTCGATCAGCCAGGTTTGTAACGTAAAACCGGGAGTACGTTCCTGCGCGGCGCGCAAATCGAGACCGCGAAGTTCGTGGAAAATATGGCGCCAGGTCAACGCAAAGAGGTAATCGCCTTGAACCGGGGATTTAGCTTGATGTTGGATCAGGGTGTAAACGAGGGTGTGGTAGCGGCAAAAAATGGCGACGAAGTATTTGCCTTCATCCGGGTGGATTTGAAACAGATTGAGCAATTCGCGATCGCTGTAGTGAAACAGCGCTTTGACCAGGGAGTGGTTGCATTCAGGAAAATTAGGCGGTTGCACGGTTTGAACTCACGAACTAGCTGGATATGGAAACGAACGGCGATCGCGTGCGGGCAATCTGCCTGTTGGCGCGCGGCGATCGCCGTAACCTATTATTGTTAGTCATTCTCGGCAAAAGTTCGCCGTTGCCCGAGCGACCCCGATGGGATGAGGTCGATCTCGGCTTGTTACAATTAAACTTGGCACTCCCACGCCTAAAGACAGTGGGATTGTTGGTTCGACGACAAGACTGACACATTCAACCCGGAAGCCAAATGTCTAGAGATCTTTATCTCCCCAAGCGTTCGCCCCCATTTCAGGGAACCCGTTCCGGTCTGCCCCACCGTACAAAGGAGTCCAAAAATCTTGAGTCTGCGGACTTGAAGCTCGAAGCTTTGACCCACACGAGCGATTTTCCATGTGGAAGCGACAAGCTTCAGTTTTCAAGGTTCCGACCTTCCGATGCCAGGGGGTTAACGAGGTTCGTTACCCGTACCTCAAGCGCAATTTTAGCCAGCAATGCAGCAGTTGTGCCACATCTCCAATCAAGCTCCCCTGGAAAGACCCGGTTTTAGACTCCAAATTTTCGATAAATTGCTTCGAGCTTTAACGAGTTTTCGGCGATCGCTCAACCGCAATATTTTGATTGCTAAATTCTAGCTTTGCTTTCCCCTCTGATAAATACATGGATCTAACCGTTAGTTTTAGTTTGACCTCAAGCGCAATTGTAGCGGCGTTTCCCCTCGATAGTTTGTTTTCGACTCAGGGGATCATGATTATGCTGCTGGCAGCTTATGCCGTAGCAATGTGGATGTTTTTGACCAGCGCGCCCAAAGTCTACACGATTATGGTGTCCGACTTAGAAATTGCCCGTCAGTTTTACGAAGGGATGCTAGAGTTGCCTGCGGCGGACGTCCCCTTGCACTATTACTACAACTACGAACAAACATTAGGGGGGGCAGGCATCGATCCACTCTACCTCTCTTCCGCCAGTCTCGGCGCCCCGACCACCCAGGGATTGGGCGGATCTGACGGACTGTGGTACACCCTCAAGAAGAATACCCAGCTTCACATCATTTCAGGAGCGAGTTTGGGCCACAAAAATCGACAGCGTCACGTCGGATTCGATCGCGACGGCTTAGAAGCGATTTTATTGCGCGTACAAGCTTTGGGCGTCAAATACAAGATTCGTCGGGAAAAACCGCTCAACTTTTTGGTCAAAGATATCGAAGGACGGACCATCGAAATGGCCGAAGTTTCTAGTTAAGGCGCACAAATGCGTACAAAAGCCCCCAGATGGGGGCTTTTCAATTCGGTTGAAAGCTCGGAATTTCCGGTATATTGCTGCAATTGGTCACCCCCCTCAAATAACGCCGATCTCCCCTCGTTTAACCCCCGAGGATTCTAAGCCGCGCGATCGCCGTCATGGCGAAATCGTTCAATCGGTGATTTTAAAGTCGGCGGTCTCCTGCGCGACTTTGCGACCTTCATTGAGCAAATAATCGAAAAAGGTTTGCGCCACCACGGACAATTGTTTGCCCGCCGGATAAATAACGTGCCAGTAGCGGCGAATCGGGAAGTGTTGGACGTCGAGAATAGTCAGGCGCTTCATCGACCCTTCCAGGGCCAGGGTATGGCGCGAGAGAACCGAAATGCCGAAGCCTCCGGCGATCGCCTGTTTGATCGCTTCGTTACTGCCGAGATCGAGACGCACTCTGACATCGACTTCTTTTTGATCGAATAACTCTTGAACCGCACTGCGCGTTCCCGAACCCGGTTCGCGCATGATAAACGGTT from Oxynema aestuarii AP17 harbors:
- a CDS encoding sigma-70 family RNA polymerase sigma factor, whose amino-acid sequence is MQPPNFPECNHSLVKALFHYSDRELLNLFQIHPDEGKYFVAIFCRYHTLVYTLIQHQAKSPVQGDYLFALTWRHIFHELRGLDLRAAQERTPGFTLQTWLIETTALCLQRIQVPPVESIHYSLEAAPPPLWCYLEQTLDQLPPILRLTVLMAQTFHWSETRIGAYLQAEGETLSPADVRALLDEGYHRLENLLPIDIRTIYLKRKGAAAPDREAMQQS
- a CDS encoding glyoxalase-like domain protein; amino-acid sequence: MDLTVSFSLTSSAIVAAFPLDSLFSTQGIMIMLLAAYAVAMWMFLTSAPKVYTIMVSDLEIARQFYEGMLELPAADVPLHYYYNYEQTLGGAGIDPLYLSSASLGAPTTQGLGGSDGLWYTLKKNTQLHIISGASLGHKNRQRHVGFDRDGLEAILLRVQALGVKYKIRREKPLNFLVKDIEGRTIEMAEVSS